One genomic region from Streptomyces sp. NBC_00582 encodes:
- a CDS encoding alpha/beta hydrolase gives MRAGALYSAMGALLLTTLSAAPAGGLPTTPGRPGSPTAAGARAGVALAAARAAAQGIAFGKCADAQDLPGGMECGTVGVPLDYARPNGRQIELTVSRVRATHRDPRNSKHRVPRKGALVFNPGGPGGSGLYFPLAGLLPQWKRLGAAYDLVGYDPRGVGRSAPLSCQDPKNFFKGPSPAPTHPSESYKRERIAEAKAYARGCAQRAGGALPHYNSLNNARDLDVLRAALGEKQLTFMGASYGTYFGAVYATLFPSHVRRMVFDAAVNPDPKRIWYRNNLDQSRAFESRWADFREWVARNDTVYGLGDTPEKVLDSYERARARLAAEPAGGKVGPAQLQSAFLQTGYYDDYWPHRARALAEYLKGDPKELIAQAGPVTEAAAESENSTAVYTAVECNDAPWPTDWKVWDRDNTRLARIAPFETWDNVWANLPCAYWPAPRQRPVDVRTGPGELPPTLILAAERDAAAPYDGALEMHRRLSGSVLVTERDSGTHGIAGGPNACVNGHVEAYLLEDRVPVRQTACAGHSAPTASASR, from the coding sequence ATGAGAGCTGGCGCGCTCTACTCGGCCATGGGAGCCCTGCTCCTGACCACCCTCTCCGCCGCCCCCGCCGGCGGCCTCCCCACCACCCCCGGCCGCCCGGGCTCCCCGACGGCCGCCGGGGCTCGAGCCGGTGTCGCGCTCGCCGCCGCCCGGGCCGCCGCGCAGGGCATCGCCTTCGGGAAGTGCGCCGACGCGCAGGACCTGCCCGGCGGCATGGAGTGCGGCACCGTCGGCGTCCCGCTCGACTACGCGCGGCCGAACGGCCGGCAGATCGAACTGACCGTCAGCCGGGTCCGGGCCACCCACCGGGACCCGCGCAACAGCAAGCACCGGGTGCCCCGCAAGGGCGCGCTCGTCTTCAACCCCGGCGGCCCCGGCGGCTCGGGCCTGTACTTCCCGCTGGCCGGCCTGCTCCCGCAGTGGAAGCGCCTCGGCGCGGCGTACGACCTCGTCGGCTACGACCCGCGCGGAGTCGGCCGCTCCGCTCCGCTGTCCTGCCAGGACCCCAAGAACTTCTTCAAGGGCCCCTCCCCCGCGCCCACCCATCCCTCCGAGTCGTACAAGCGGGAGCGGATCGCCGAGGCGAAGGCGTACGCGCGCGGCTGCGCCCAGCGGGCCGGCGGCGCCCTGCCGCACTACAACTCGCTGAACAACGCCCGCGACCTGGACGTCCTGCGGGCCGCGCTGGGCGAGAAGCAGCTCACCTTCATGGGGGCGTCGTACGGCACCTACTTCGGGGCGGTGTACGCCACCCTGTTCCCCTCGCACGTACGCCGGATGGTGTTCGACGCGGCGGTGAACCCGGACCCGAAGCGGATCTGGTACCGCAACAACCTCGACCAGTCGAGGGCGTTCGAGAGCCGCTGGGCGGACTTCCGGGAGTGGGTCGCCAGGAACGACACGGTGTACGGGCTGGGCGACACACCCGAGAAGGTGCTGGACAGCTACGAGCGGGCCCGCGCCCGGCTGGCCGCGGAGCCGGCCGGCGGGAAGGTCGGGCCGGCGCAGCTCCAGAGCGCGTTCCTGCAGACCGGGTACTACGACGACTACTGGCCGCACCGGGCGCGGGCGCTCGCGGAGTATCTGAAGGGCGACCCGAAGGAGCTCATCGCCCAGGCCGGGCCGGTGACGGAGGCCGCGGCCGAGTCGGAGAACTCCACCGCCGTCTACACGGCCGTGGAGTGCAACGACGCGCCCTGGCCGACGGACTGGAAGGTCTGGGACCGGGACAACACCCGGCTCGCGCGGATCGCGCCGTTCGAGACCTGGGACAACGTCTGGGCGAACCTGCCGTGCGCCTACTGGCCCGCCCCGCGTCAGCGGCCTGTCGATGTGCGGACCGGGCCCGGTGAGCTGCCGCCCACACTGATCCTCGCCGCCGAGCGGGATGCCGCCGCGCCCTATGACGGGGCGTTGGAGATGCACCGCCGTCTGTCGGGGTCGGTGCTGGTGACCGAGCGGGACTCCGGGACGCACGGGATCGCCGGAGGGCCGAACGCCTGCGTCAACGGGCATGTCGAGGCGTATCTGCTGGAGGACCGGGTGCCGGTGCGGCAGACCGCCTGTGCGGGGCACTCGGCGCCCACCGCGAGCGCCTCGAGGTGA
- a CDS encoding polysaccharide deacetylase family protein yields the protein MIIPVRRLAAVCALGAALTACGTSAAPRTGRPAAPAPSSASASASAGPSVSPSAEPSRAPTLAPGPAGLTPVFENGPRTLGRTVALTFDADMTADQGPRAARGEHFDNPGLISALRGLKVPATVFMTGRWAEEYPAEARSIGRDPLFEVANHSYSHYAFTDDCYGLPTVSEDRMRADVERAYTAFREAGVPNAMPYFRFPGGCYDRRALRAVGGLGVTAVQWDVVSGDAFATDADAVAREVLDGVRPGSVVVMHCTRSAAPVTERAVRAIVPELRRRGYRFVKVSELIGASRGRS from the coding sequence GTGATCATTCCTGTACGTCGTCTGGCCGCCGTCTGTGCCCTCGGTGCCGCGCTCACCGCGTGCGGCACCTCTGCGGCACCCCGGACCGGCCGCCCGGCGGCACCCGCCCCGTCCTCGGCCTCGGCCTCCGCCTCCGCCGGCCCTTCCGTGTCCCCCTCCGCCGAGCCCTCCCGGGCGCCGACGCTGGCGCCCGGGCCGGCCGGGCTCACCCCGGTGTTCGAGAACGGTCCCCGTACGCTCGGCAGGACCGTCGCCCTCACCTTCGACGCGGACATGACCGCCGATCAGGGGCCCCGGGCGGCGCGCGGGGAGCACTTCGACAACCCGGGGCTGATCTCGGCGCTGCGCGGGCTGAAGGTGCCGGCCACCGTGTTCATGACCGGGCGGTGGGCCGAGGAGTACCCGGCCGAGGCCCGCTCCATCGGGCGGGACCCGCTCTTCGAGGTCGCCAACCACTCCTACAGCCACTACGCGTTCACCGACGACTGCTACGGCCTGCCGACCGTCTCCGAGGACCGGATGCGGGCGGACGTGGAACGGGCGTACACGGCGTTCCGCGAGGCGGGCGTGCCGAACGCGATGCCGTACTTCCGCTTCCCCGGCGGCTGTTACGACCGGCGGGCGCTGCGGGCGGTCGGCGGGCTCGGGGTGACCGCGGTGCAGTGGGACGTGGTGAGCGGGGACGCGTTCGCGACGGACGCCGACGCGGTGGCCCGGGAGGTGCTGGACGGGGTGCGGCCGGGGTCCGTGGTCGTCATGCACTGCACCCGCAGCGCCGCACCCGTCACCGAGCGGGCGGTGCGGGCGATCGTCCCCGAGCTGCGGCGGCGGGGGTACCGGTTCGTGAAGGTGTCGGAGCTGATCGGGGCGTCCCGGGGGCGGTCCTGA
- a CDS encoding ATP-binding cassette domain-containing protein, with translation MDRALRLTNAGRRYGLRGPWVLRHVTLDLPPTTLTRVEGPNGTGKSTLLRLLARVDAPTEGRVSGHPRTAYVPERFPAALPFTALDYLTHLGTIHGLPRPSAERAAGDWLDRFGATAHARTPMSQLSKGSSQKVAVAQALLAEPELLILDEAWTGLDTDARAELERAVAERTAAGAAVVFVDHDPRRLSGTTDAVYTVRDGTLHRRTAEGDGPSAATEGPHTTIEVRGPAPLPPEAARLATTTAETADRAHRLVVPASHSDVVLRALLTARPPYHVVSVRPSDPEGRR, from the coding sequence ATGGACCGTGCCCTACGCCTGACCAACGCCGGCCGCCGCTACGGCTTACGCGGCCCCTGGGTCCTCCGCCATGTGACCCTGGACCTGCCGCCCACCACCCTCACCCGGGTAGAAGGCCCCAACGGCACCGGCAAATCCACCCTCCTGCGCCTCCTCGCCCGCGTGGACGCCCCCACGGAGGGCCGGGTGAGCGGCCACCCCCGCACCGCCTACGTCCCCGAACGCTTCCCCGCGGCCCTCCCCTTCACCGCCCTCGACTACCTCACCCACCTCGGCACGATCCACGGCCTGCCCCGCCCCTCGGCGGAGCGCGCCGCGGGCGACTGGCTCGACCGCTTCGGCGCGACCGCCCACGCCCGCACCCCGATGTCCCAGCTGTCCAAGGGCAGCAGCCAGAAGGTCGCCGTGGCCCAAGCGCTGCTCGCCGAACCGGAGTTGCTGATCCTGGACGAGGCCTGGACCGGCCTGGACACCGACGCGCGCGCCGAACTGGAGCGGGCGGTCGCCGAACGCACGGCCGCCGGCGCCGCCGTCGTCTTCGTCGACCACGACCCCCGCCGCCTCTCCGGCACGACGGACGCGGTGTACACGGTCCGCGACGGCACCCTCCACCGCCGTACCGCCGAAGGCGACGGGCCGTCCGCCGCCACCGAGGGCCCGCACACGACGATCGAGGTCCGGGGCCCCGCACCGCTCCCGCCGGAAGCGGCCCGCCTCGCCACGACCACCGCGGAGACGGCCGACCGCGCCCACCGCCTCGTCGTCCCCGCCTCCCACTCCGACGTCGTGCTCCGCGCCCTGCTGACCGCCCGCCCGCCGTACCACGTGGTGAGCGTGCGCCCGTCCGATCCCGAAGGCCGTCGATGA
- a CDS encoding DUF4142 domain-containing protein produces MRPRRPRPPVQGRGIISGTGVIVVGLAATCVALFIPVASYSGPSTTGADVLNAQTVLTQYGPLSELDREFVTKVRLAGLWELPAGQLAQRKGTTAAVRTAGQHLVEGHTFLDERVRDVAAKLGLGLPNEPNDQQKAWLAELNAAQGVDFDRKFANILRLAHGRVFTVVAQVRAGTQNSLVRALADDANTTVLDHIEILEATGYVDFEALARDLAATGTPSPTATPGVVVPLTPSP; encoded by the coding sequence ATGCGACCGAGGCGACCGCGACCCCCCGTCCAGGGCAGAGGCATCATCAGCGGCACCGGGGTCATCGTCGTCGGCCTGGCCGCGACCTGTGTGGCGCTGTTCATCCCCGTCGCCTCGTACTCCGGCCCCTCGACGACCGGAGCGGACGTACTGAACGCGCAGACCGTGCTCACGCAGTACGGCCCGCTGTCCGAGCTCGACCGGGAGTTCGTCACGAAGGTGCGGCTGGCCGGGCTGTGGGAGCTGCCCGCGGGGCAGTTGGCGCAGCGCAAGGGCACGACCGCGGCCGTACGCACCGCCGGGCAGCACCTCGTCGAGGGGCACACGTTCCTGGACGAGCGGGTGCGTGACGTGGCCGCGAAGCTGGGGCTCGGTCTGCCGAACGAGCCCAACGACCAGCAGAAGGCGTGGCTGGCGGAGCTGAACGCGGCGCAGGGCGTGGACTTCGACCGGAAGTTCGCCAACATCCTGCGGCTCGCGCACGGCCGGGTGTTCACGGTCGTCGCGCAGGTACGGGCCGGCACCCAGAACTCGCTGGTGCGCGCGCTCGCCGACGACGCCAACACCACCGTGCTGGACCACATCGAGATCCTGGAGGCCACCGGGTACGTCGACTTCGAGGCCCTGGCCCGGGATCTGGCGGCGACCGGCACCCCCTCGCCGACGGCCACCCCCGGGGTCGTGGTGCCGCTGACGCCGTCACCCTGA
- a CDS encoding ABC transporter has protein sequence MTALLRYQTALLLRSQRWLPPFLLYVVFLGVGVQGGQPLLDSLGWTSAVLLPTAAWLVRICVTGEPPAARTVVAAAAGPARAHLAAVLTALGAATLLGTVATAAVVLVSDPVGADHQRRIPVPEATAAGLLTALICALLGTAVGALTAWPVLRSTGRAVPALLLATLLALVTSGSPAHAAVTGLVTGSRSATVGLPLLPLAAAVVATAAAIAAACALTSRRSP, from the coding sequence ATGACCGCCCTGCTGCGCTACCAGACCGCCCTGCTCCTGCGCTCCCAGCGCTGGCTGCCGCCGTTCCTGCTGTACGTCGTCTTCCTGGGTGTCGGCGTGCAGGGCGGCCAGCCGCTGCTGGACTCGCTCGGCTGGACGTCCGCCGTACTGCTGCCCACGGCCGCCTGGCTGGTGCGGATCTGTGTCACCGGCGAACCCCCGGCCGCCCGCACCGTCGTGGCGGCCGCGGCGGGGCCCGCGCGGGCGCACCTCGCCGCGGTCCTGACCGCACTGGGCGCGGCCACGCTCCTCGGCACGGTCGCCACGGCGGCGGTCGTCCTCGTCAGCGACCCGGTCGGCGCCGACCACCAGCGCCGTATCCCCGTCCCCGAGGCCACCGCGGCCGGTCTCCTCACCGCCCTGATCTGCGCCCTGCTCGGCACGGCCGTCGGCGCGCTCACCGCCTGGCCCGTCCTGCGCTCCACCGGCCGGGCCGTCCCGGCGCTGCTGCTGGCGACCCTGCTGGCCCTCGTGACGAGCGGTTCCCCGGCGCACGCGGCGGTCACCGGCCTGGTCACCGGCTCCCGCTCGGCGACGGTCGGCCTCCCACTGCTCCCCCTGGCCGCGGCCGTGGTCGCCACGGCGGCGGCGATCGCGGCGGCCTGCGCCCTCACCTCCCGCAGATCACCCTGA
- a CDS encoding DUF692 domain-containing protein: protein MVRLGTGIGWRPEIADAVERMPGIDWVEVVAENTCPGHLPASLVRLRERGVTVVPHGVGLGLGGAERPDEGRLAALAERAGVLGSPLVTEHIAFVRAGGPLTATPRLEAGHLLPVPRTRDSLDVLCANVRIAQGALPVPLAVENIAALIAWPGEEMTEGQFLYELADRTGVRLLVDVANLYTNQVNRGEDPAKALDELPLEAIAYVHVAGGFERDGVWHDSHAHPVPRPVLDILTDLASRVSPPGVLLERDENFPEPAVLELELDAIGTALRDGERRAVKRELIRLGQDARAGRGARSAVAVAPARHRVALTAPLSPAPAPAAPADPRREGADVAVAVVGETTRQRLGLAQAALLSALVAGTPVPEGFDRVRIGVQARALAAKRAGVVAKVAPELPVLLGDGYRPAFLAYAQARPMRGGYRQDALDFVEQVLLDGTPAEGRTRRELRTWWLDRSGPAPRSGSRLARAARVGRALIRRRPPGRTRPLSAPWARLTPKLPGQ from the coding sequence ATGGTGCGACTGGGAACGGGCATCGGCTGGCGGCCGGAGATCGCGGACGCCGTGGAGCGGATGCCGGGGATCGACTGGGTCGAGGTCGTGGCGGAGAACACCTGCCCCGGACACCTCCCCGCGTCCCTGGTGCGGCTGCGCGAGCGCGGGGTCACCGTCGTCCCGCACGGGGTCGGGCTGGGGCTCGGCGGCGCCGAGCGGCCGGACGAGGGTCGGCTCGCGGCGCTGGCGGAGCGGGCCGGGGTCCTGGGATCGCCGCTGGTCACCGAGCACATCGCGTTCGTCCGCGCGGGCGGCCCGCTGACCGCGACCCCGCGGCTGGAGGCCGGGCACCTGCTGCCGGTGCCGCGGACCCGGGACTCCCTCGACGTGCTCTGCGCGAACGTGCGCATCGCGCAGGGGGCGCTGCCCGTGCCGCTCGCCGTCGAGAACATCGCGGCGCTGATCGCCTGGCCGGGCGAGGAGATGACGGAAGGGCAGTTCCTGTACGAGCTGGCGGACCGGACGGGCGTACGGCTGCTCGTCGACGTGGCGAACCTGTACACCAACCAGGTCAACCGCGGGGAGGATCCCGCCAAGGCGCTCGACGAGCTGCCCCTGGAGGCCATCGCCTACGTGCATGTCGCGGGCGGGTTCGAACGGGACGGCGTCTGGCACGACAGCCACGCCCACCCCGTGCCGCGCCCCGTCCTCGACATCCTGACCGACCTCGCCTCCCGGGTCTCGCCACCCGGGGTGCTCCTGGAGCGCGACGAGAACTTCCCCGAACCGGCCGTTCTGGAGCTGGAGTTGGACGCGATCGGGACCGCCCTGCGGGACGGCGAGCGCCGCGCGGTCAAGCGGGAGCTGATACGACTCGGCCAGGACGCCCGGGCGGGACGGGGGGCACGGTCCGCCGTCGCCGTCGCACCCGCACGCCACCGCGTCGCTCTGACCGCGCCCCTGTCGCCCGCACCCGCGCCTGCGGCGCCCGCGGACCCGCGCCGTGAGGGCGCCGACGTGGCCGTGGCCGTCGTCGGTGAGACCACTCGGCAGCGGCTCGGGCTCGCTCAGGCCGCGCTGTTGTCCGCGCTGGTCGCGGGGACGCCGGTGCCGGAGGGGTTCGACCGGGTGCGGATCGGGGTGCAGGCGCGGGCGCTCGCGGCGAAGCGGGCCGGGGTCGTGGCCAAGGTGGCGCCGGAGCTGCCGGTCCTCCTCGGTGACGGATACCGCCCGGCGTTCCTCGCGTACGCCCAGGCCCGTCCGATGCGCGGCGGCTACCGGCAGGACGCCCTGGACTTCGTCGAGCAGGTGCTGCTGGACGGGACGCCGGCCGAGGGGCGGACACGGCGGGAGCTGCGCACGTGGTGGCTGGACCGGTCGGGGCCGGCCCCGCGGTCGGGTTCGCGGCTGGCACGGGCGGCGCGGGTGGGCCGGGCGCTGATCCGGCGTCGGCCGCCGGGCCGTACGCGCCCGCTGTCCGCGCCGTGGGCCCGCCTCACGCCTAAGTTGCCGGGGCAGTAA
- the hemQ gene encoding hydrogen peroxide-dependent heme synthase — protein sequence MSDDAPTTESGRIPNKGKLAKDLNEVIRYTLWSVFRLKDVLPEDRAGYADEVQELFDQLAAKDITIRGTYDVSGLRADADVMIWWHAETSDQLQEAYNLFRRTRLGRALEPVWSNMALHRPAEFNRSHIPAFLADETPRDYVSVYPFVRSYDWYLLPDEDRRRMLADHGKMARGYPDVRANTVASFSLGDYEWILAFEADELYRIVDLMRHLRASEARMHVREEVPFYTGRRKSVADLVAGLA from the coding sequence ATGAGTGACGACGCCCCCACCACCGAGTCCGGCAGGATCCCGAACAAGGGCAAGCTGGCCAAGGACCTGAACGAGGTCATCCGCTACACGCTGTGGTCGGTCTTCAGGCTGAAGGACGTGCTCCCCGAGGACCGCGCGGGATACGCCGACGAGGTCCAGGAGCTGTTCGACCAGCTCGCCGCCAAGGACATCACGATCCGCGGCACCTACGACGTGTCCGGTCTGCGCGCCGACGCCGACGTGATGATCTGGTGGCACGCCGAGACCAGCGACCAGCTCCAGGAGGCGTACAACCTCTTCCGCCGCACCCGGCTGGGCCGCGCCCTGGAGCCGGTCTGGTCGAACATGGCGCTGCACCGCCCCGCCGAGTTCAACCGCTCGCACATCCCGGCGTTCCTCGCCGACGAGACGCCCCGCGACTACGTGAGCGTCTATCCCTTCGTCCGCAGCTACGACTGGTATCTGCTCCCCGACGAGGACCGCCGCCGGATGCTCGCCGACCACGGCAAGATGGCCCGCGGCTACCCGGACGTCCGCGCCAACACGGTCGCGTCCTTCTCCCTCGGCGACTACGAGTGGATCCTCGCCTTCGAGGCCGACGAGCTGTACCGCATCGTCGACCTCATGCGCCACCTGCGCGCCTCGGAGGCCCGGATGCACGTCCGCGAGGAGGTCCCGTTCTACACGGGCCGCCGCAAGTCGGTCGCGGACCTGGTGGCCGGCCTCGCGTAA
- the hemG gene encoding protoporphyrinogen oxidase, with protein sequence MSATGTRAGQHVVVIGAGIAGLAAAHRLLERGARVTVLEASGRVGGKLLPGEIAGVRVDLGAESLLARRPEAVALARAAGLTDLLRPPATATASIWTRGALRPMPKGHVMGVPGTAAALSGVLSDEGLARIERDADLPRTEVGEDVAVGEYVAARLGREVVDRLVEPLLGGVYAGDAYRISMRSAVPQLYRAALTHTSLTEAVREIQAEAAASRQTGPVFMGVEGGVGRLPLAVAESVRARGGEIHTRVPVTGLRREPAGGWRVTTGERALHADAVVVAVPAPAAAALLAAESPEAAADLRAVSYASMALITLAYRRSEAALPEGSGFLVPPVDGRTIKASTFASQKWGWIAEDDPEVCVLRTSVGRYGETEILGRDDADLVEVSRHDLREATGLTAVPLETRVTRWTDGLPQYPVGHHARVARIREHVAKLPGLAVCGAQYDGVGVPACIASAHAAVDQIHGDLSAVQELTAHPVQSLHGGAGE encoded by the coding sequence ATGAGCGCAACGGGTACGCGTGCGGGGCAGCACGTCGTCGTCATCGGGGCCGGGATCGCCGGCCTGGCCGCCGCCCACCGGCTGCTGGAGCGCGGGGCGCGGGTGACCGTGCTGGAGGCGTCCGGGCGGGTCGGCGGCAAGCTGCTGCCCGGCGAGATCGCGGGCGTCCGGGTGGACCTCGGCGCCGAGTCGCTGCTCGCCCGCCGCCCCGAGGCGGTCGCCCTCGCGCGCGCGGCGGGACTGACGGACCTGTTGCGGCCGCCCGCCACCGCCACCGCCTCGATCTGGACCCGCGGCGCCCTGCGCCCCATGCCCAAGGGCCATGTCATGGGCGTCCCCGGCACCGCGGCGGCCCTGTCCGGCGTGCTGTCCGACGAGGGCCTCGCCCGCATCGAGCGGGACGCAGACCTGCCGCGCACGGAGGTCGGCGAGGACGTGGCGGTCGGGGAGTACGTGGCGGCGCGCCTGGGCCGCGAGGTCGTCGACCGCCTGGTCGAACCCCTCCTCGGCGGGGTGTACGCCGGGGACGCCTACCGCATCTCGATGCGCTCGGCCGTACCGCAGCTCTACCGGGCGGCGCTCACCCACACCTCGCTCACCGAGGCCGTCCGCGAGATCCAGGCCGAGGCCGCCGCGAGCCGGCAGACCGGGCCGGTGTTCATGGGTGTCGAGGGCGGAGTGGGCCGGCTGCCGCTCGCGGTCGCGGAGTCGGTCCGCGCGCGGGGCGGCGAGATCCACACGCGCGTGCCCGTCACCGGGCTGCGCCGGGAGCCCGCCGGCGGCTGGCGGGTCACCACCGGCGAGCGGGCGCTGCACGCGGACGCCGTCGTCGTGGCCGTGCCCGCGCCCGCCGCCGCCGCGCTGCTGGCCGCCGAGTCCCCGGAGGCCGCCGCCGACCTGCGCGCCGTCTCGTACGCCTCGATGGCTCTGATCACCCTCGCCTACCGCCGCTCCGAGGCCGCCCTGCCCGAGGGCAGCGGCTTCCTCGTGCCGCCCGTCGACGGCCGCACCATCAAGGCGTCCACGTTCGCCTCCCAGAAGTGGGGCTGGATCGCCGAGGACGACCCCGAGGTGTGCGTGCTGCGCACCTCCGTCGGGCGGTACGGCGAGACGGAGATCCTCGGCCGCGACGACGCCGACCTCGTCGAGGTCTCCCGGCACGACCTGCGCGAGGCCACCGGCCTGACCGCCGTCCCGCTGGAGACCCGGGTCACCCGCTGGACGGACGGCCTGCCGCAGTACCCGGTCGGCCACCACGCGCGCGTGGCCCGCATCCGCGAGCACGTCGCCAAGCTGCCCGGCCTCGCGGTGTGCGGCGCGCAGTACGACGGCGTCGGCGTCCCCGCGTGCATCGCGAGCGCCCACGCGGCCGTCGACCAGATCCACGGCGACCTGAGCGCCGTACAGGAGCTCACCGCCCACCCGGTGCAAAGTCTGCACGGCGGAGCAGGAGAATGA
- a CDS encoding aminoacyl-tRNA hydrolase: protein MSESPFQTEPNPRDQAPQYVLPLVVRVEKAAPPARTDALETAARAVLVMLSDERSLDDGAWAQAVRDWQDARIRKVVRRARGAEWRRAEALDGVTVSGKAAEVRVFPPVPLDGWPKDLARLQVSGTELDDPEPPADADPCVPVIWLNPELDMSAGKAMAQAGHGAQLAWWELSQEERSAWRASGFALAVRTAAPERWRELTASGLPLVRDAGFTEIAPGSCTVVADHPALR, encoded by the coding sequence GTGAGTGAGAGTCCCTTTCAGACCGAGCCGAACCCCCGTGACCAGGCCCCGCAGTACGTCCTCCCCCTCGTCGTGCGGGTGGAGAAGGCCGCGCCGCCCGCTCGTACCGACGCGCTGGAGACCGCCGCTCGGGCCGTGCTCGTCATGCTCAGTGACGAGCGGTCACTGGACGACGGGGCCTGGGCCCAGGCCGTGCGGGACTGGCAGGACGCGCGGATCCGGAAGGTCGTACGGCGGGCCCGGGGGGCCGAGTGGCGGCGGGCCGAGGCGTTGGACGGGGTCACCGTCAGTGGGAAGGCGGCCGAGGTGCGGGTGTTCCCGCCCGTGCCGCTGGACGGGTGGCCGAAGGATCTGGCCCGGCTCCAGGTGTCCGGGACCGAGCTCGACGACCCGGAACCCCCGGCCGACGCCGACCCCTGCGTGCCGGTGATCTGGCTGAACCCCGAGCTCGACATGTCCGCCGGCAAGGCGATGGCCCAGGCCGGGCACGGTGCCCAGCTCGCCTGGTGGGAGCTGTCGCAGGAGGAGCGGAGCGCCTGGCGTGCGTCCGGGTTCGCGCTGGCCGTGCGGACCGCCGCTCCCGAGCGGTGGCGGGAGCTGACGGCGAGCGGGCTGCCGCTGGTGCGGGACGCCGGGTTCACCGAGATCGCTCCGGGGAGCTGCACGGTGGTGGCGGACCATCCGGCGCTGCGCTGA
- a CDS encoding TIGR04222 domain-containing membrane protein produces the protein MFWVLLLLLAWAVAGAACTRLCLAAVRAAAVDTEDATAGQGHDLTLYEAAFLSGGPGRVADLTMVSMARQRRLLLARTGWATVVDPRGRDEMERSVIGAIGPEGQSRIAPARAEAAAADAVRGLADRLVSAGLAVPDGARTTVEAGVRQVRLAAGFVLAVGAVALSMPVPSDGTGMPRGLVALWFALPLALTLSCLAIARVEVHPYARWASPAGQRLLGALARRAAGTGGAGDDRSYLTSVAVLGIHALDEPDLRAAFAHREP, from the coding sequence ATGTTCTGGGTCCTTCTTCTGCTCCTGGCCTGGGCGGTCGCGGGCGCGGCGTGCACCCGGCTGTGCCTGGCCGCCGTCCGTGCGGCGGCCGTGGACACGGAGGACGCGACGGCCGGTCAGGGACACGACCTGACGCTCTACGAGGCGGCGTTCCTGTCCGGCGGGCCCGGCCGGGTCGCCGATCTGACGATGGTGTCGATGGCCCGGCAGCGGCGGCTGCTGCTCGCCCGCACCGGCTGGGCGACCGTCGTGGACCCGCGCGGGCGGGACGAGATGGAGCGGTCGGTGATCGGAGCCATCGGACCCGAGGGACAGTCCCGTATCGCGCCGGCGCGGGCCGAGGCGGCGGCCGCGGACGCCGTGCGGGGGCTCGCCGACCGGCTGGTCAGCGCCGGTCTCGCGGTGCCCGACGGGGCCCGTACGACGGTCGAGGCCGGGGTTCGGCAGGTGCGGCTGGCGGCCGGGTTCGTCCTGGCGGTCGGCGCGGTCGCGCTGTCGATGCCGGTGCCGTCGGACGGTACGGGCATGCCGCGCGGGCTGGTCGCCCTGTGGTTCGCGCTGCCGCTGGCGCTCACGCTGAGCTGCCTGGCGATAGCGCGGGTCGAGGTGCACCCCTACGCGCGCTGGGCGTCGCCGGCCGGGCAGCGACTGCTGGGCGCCCTGGCCCGGCGGGCCGCCGGCACGGGCGGGGCCGGTGACGACCGTTCGTATCTCACCTCCGTGGCCGTCCTCGGGATCCACGCGCTCGACGAGCCCGACCTACGGGCCGCGTTCGCCCACCGGGAGCCCTGA